One window of the Acaryochloris sp. CCMEE 5410 genome contains the following:
- a CDS encoding DUF1350 family protein produces MQSTFKFLPLQFSWVAIHPRPVGVVQFIGGAFFGSFPTIFYRFLLQKIYDQGYTIIALPYRFTFRHWSVAIGLVREQRALRLAILEEAKRRNYDYKIYEENPKSATKNYFWLGHSLGNKYIALLELLTDLETKSEKEILGNCVGLDQYQELEDRLKGVDFKDISLLNQPSILMAPAITGIESAIPVKAVADFVKRLGLDVKPSVEETHCLIKGSQLFGLMGLISFTKDKIAEDTVDWLKQNLPHKPAQMAELPGEHLTPMGFRLGDSVLVETVLKFLKAL; encoded by the coding sequence ATGCAATCAACATTTAAATTTTTACCATTGCAATTTAGTTGGGTTGCGATCCATCCAAGGCCTGTTGGGGTTGTTCAATTTATTGGAGGCGCTTTTTTTGGCTCATTCCCCACCATCTTCTACCGATTTCTCCTACAAAAGATCTATGACCAGGGATATACGATTATTGCTTTGCCCTATCGATTTACATTTCGCCACTGGTCTGTCGCCATTGGACTAGTTCGTGAGCAAAGAGCCCTCCGTCTAGCTATTCTAGAAGAGGCAAAACGGCGGAACTATGATTATAAAATCTATGAAGAGAATCCCAAATCAGCAACTAAGAATTATTTCTGGTTAGGACATAGTTTAGGAAATAAATATATAGCTTTACTTGAATTACTAACGGATCTAGAAACCAAGTCTGAAAAAGAGATTTTAGGAAACTGTGTTGGTCTCGATCAGTATCAGGAACTTGAAGATCGCCTAAAAGGAGTTGATTTCAAAGATATTTCTCTCTTGAATCAGCCTTCTATATTGATGGCTCCAGCTATTACAGGCATTGAAAGTGCGATACCTGTTAAGGCAGTCGCAGATTTTGTGAAACGACTGGGGTTAGATGTTAAACCTAGTGTGGAAGAGACTCATTGCCTTATTAAGGGAAGTCAGTTATTTGGACTGATGGGTTTAATCTCATTTACGAAAGATAAAATTGCTGAAGATACTGTAGATTGGTTGAAACAGAATTTACCCCACAAGCCTGCCCAGATGGCTGAATTACCTGGCGAGCATTTGACACCGATGGGGTTTCGGCTGGGCGATTCAGTACTAGTCGAAACTGTCTTGAAATTCCTAAAAGCGCTTTAA